The Candidatus Bathyarchaeota archaeon DNA segment AAGCCTATACGTCGCAGGGGTTATGGAGTCAGAGATGGCACCATTAATAGATCACGTTATGCACGATAATCCTTACATTTACATCAAGTCTCATCCCATGGGTGCCGAGAAAAAGCCAAAAATAGAGTTGCATCTCTCTACTCAGGCAAAAGACGCTGAGACAGCAAAGAAGCGAGTTGACAGAGCGTTAATACAGCTTTTAGAAATAATTAAAGCAAAAAGTGGAAAATCCACAATCGCTAAGACAAAAAAATTTTGATGCTTTGCTAGATAGAAAAGACTTTTGTTTCTCAAGTACCATTTTCTGTTTGGTTGCGATGAGGGAGCAGGCTAGACTCTGACTCAAAGATGATTGCAGATCCGGGTTCCTGAAGCAACCATCTCCAAAAGAAAGGAAATAAGTAGGAACTTAGCTTCTAAGCTGATTATGTGTAGGTGCATTCTGTGTTCGTTGTGTTTGTTATAGGCACGGCAGGGTCAGGCAAAAGTCTTCTTACCTCAGCTTTCTCGGAATGGTTAAACATGGCAAAACAAGACGTAGCAATCATAAACTTAGACCCAGGTGTGGTGGTATTACCATACACTCCTGACCTGGACGTAAGAGACTACGTGAATATGGCAAGTTTAATGGAAGAATACCGTTTAGGACCAAATGGAGCTTTGATTTTAGCTGCTGACCTCATTGCAGAGAAAATGGAAACGTTGAGTAGAGAGACTGAAGAGCTTAACGCAGATTTGGTTTTAGTTGACACTCCGGGGCAGATGGAGCTTTTTGCTTTCAGAGCTAGTGGACAATACATTGCAGAAGAACTAACTAAAGAACCAAAAGCCATAGTCTATCTTTTCGATCCGGCGTTTTCGCTTAGCCCTATAAACTATGTTTCAAACCTCTTCCTCTCAGCTGCAGTTTACAACCGTTTCCTAATGCCCCAAGTTCACGTGCTGTCAAAAACTGACCTTCTACCGCAAGAAAAAGTTGACAGCATCGTAGATTGGTCCTCGAATCCAAAGATGCTAGAAATGAACATTGAAGAGAAATTAAAAGGTACTCAGCGTCTGTTAAGTCGTGACATAATGCACGCGATTTACAGGTTGGGGCTTCGCTTTCCTTTGATTCCTGTTTCAGCAAAAACCAATGATGGAATGACAAACTTAAACGCAATGTTGGAACGCATCTTCGCTGGTGGGGACAAATTTACCCACTAGGGACATTGTGGTTGTTTAGGATGCTCAACGCCGCCGCTAGAGCACCGTACTCAGCTTTCTCCAAAGTATCTGCACTGCCAATAATAATGGCGTCATCCTCTTCAGGTTCTAACGAGCCCATGAGCTTTCTATAAATATCCGGAAAATCTTCAGCAACTCCACGGTACTCTGGAGGAACCATCAGTTTACCACCTTTAAAGACAAGAGTTGTCGCTCCTTTCGCACCCATCAAAAGAGCAGCGTCTCGTTGTTTCATCCCAAGCTTAACCTTGCTACCGCATCCTTTAACTAATACGGCAACGTTGAACGCTGCAAGTGTCAACCCGCTTCTATCCAAGAAAACTTTTCGAGGAAAGATTGCGCACAAAGCGTTCCACAACTTTTCACCCTTTTTTGAGAAAATGCAACCCGTCCGATCTACCTTGATTAGGCCATAATTTTTCAACCGTTGAATTAATGTTCGTGTTGCCCCTTCTCCTAAAACTAGCTCTTTTGAAAGCTTATTTCTGCCAATAGGTCTTTTCGAAATCAGCTCAAGCGCTTTGACAACATGAACTACCGAAAAGGAATGCCTAGGACCAGGCGCCTTCTCGCTGGTTAGCTCTTTCAAAAGGCGTTTCAAACATGTAGCCTCCTTGCAGTAAGTTACTTATAGGGTTAATTT contains these protein-coding regions:
- a CDS encoding ATP/GTP-binding protein, encoding MFVVFVIGTAGSGKSLLTSAFSEWLNMAKQDVAIINLDPGVVVLPYTPDLDVRDYVNMASLMEEYRLGPNGALILAADLIAEKMETLSRETEELNADLVLVDTPGQMELFAFRASGQYIAEELTKEPKAIVYLFDPAFSLSPINYVSNLFLSAAVYNRFLMPQVHVLSKTDLLPQEKVDSIVDWSSNPKMLEMNIEEKLKGTQRLLSRDIMHAIYRLGLRFPLIPVSAKTNDGMTNLNAMLERIFAGGDKFTH